CCCGTGGCACCCCCACCTGGACCGGGCGGACGACGCCCCCTGGGGGGAGTGGTTCCTCGCGTCGTCGTGCCTGTGCCTGACGGTCCTGCTGTGGGAGCGGCAGCGACCGCCGGGCGGGCTGTGCGCCGCGCCGGGCTGCGGCGACGTCTACCTCACCCTCGGCAGCGGCGTACCGCGCCGCTACTGCTCGCGGCGGTGCGCGACGCGCGAGCGGGTGGCCGCCCACCGGCGGGCCAGGGCCCTCCCGGGCGGGGGACGGGGCGGCGCCGACCGCTGCTGACGGAGCCGCCCGTCAGCGCTTCACGGCACGCAGGACCACGAACTTCGGGTCGCTGCCGACCACCTCGCAGTCGCCGAAGAGGCGGCGCAGCGTCAGGTGGTGGCCGAGGTGGCGGTTGGCGACGACGCGGAGCTCCCCGCCCGGGCGCAGGGCGCGGCGGGCCGCGGTGAACATGCGGCGCGCGGCGGCGTCGCTGACCGCCTGGTGGCTGTGGAAGGGCGGGTTGTTCAGGACCACGTCGACCGAGCCGTCCGGGACGTCGGCCGTCGCGTCACCGACCGCGAAGCGCGCCTTCGCCCCGGCCGGCGCGGAGGCCCGGAAGGTCTCCTCGGCGGAGGCGACCGCCTGGTACGACTCGTCGGTGAGGACCACCTCGGCGCCCGGGGCCGCGACGGCGACGGCGAGGCCCACCACGCCGTTGCCGCACCCCAGGTCCAGGACGCGGCGGCCGTCGAGGCCGTCCGGCAGGTGCCGCAGGAAGAGGCGGGTGCCGATGTCCAGCCGGTCCGCGCAGAAGACGCCGGCGTGGTTGACGACGGTCAGTCCGGCCACCGTCGCGGCGTCCTTCGGCAGCGCGTACCGCAGCGGCCACGGGTTGGCCGGCCGCTCCAGGTCCGGGTCGGGGGCGCTGTGGACGAGCCGGGCCTTCCGCACCGCGAGGGAGGTGCGCGTCGGGCCGACGAGCTGCTCGAAGAGCCGCAGGGTCGAGGTGTGGATCTCCTTGACCATGCCGGTGCCGACGACGACCGTCCCCGCGTGCAGCGCCGGCGCGAGCCGGTGCAGCTGGTCCTCCAGCAGGGCCAGGCTTTTCGGGACGCGTACCAGGAGCACGTCGACGCGGTCCGGCGGCGCGTCCCGCGTGGTGAGCAGGCGCACGGCGCCGCCCTCGGCGTGGCCGGCCCGGGCAAGGTTGGCGCGGGTGGCCTCGCGGCCGAGGTACGAGTCCGTGATCTGGACCAGCTCGTCGGGGCCCGGCCGGCCGGCCAGCGCGGTGACGAGGGCCCCCCACCGGTCGCCGACGACGGCCACGCGGCCGGTGAGGGCGGGGGCGTCCGGGGCGGCGAGGTGCCGCAGCAGGTACTCGTCGGCGGCGTCCCAGGCGCGCAGCGGGTCGCGGGGGTGCTCGGGGAAGCGGGTGAGCGCGTACTCGCCCCATGACGTGGTCAGACGGTTCATCGTGGGTTCAGGCTAGCCGGTCCCCGGGCGGCGTCCCGCACGGCGCCGGGACGGACCGCGCCGCACGCTCCGGGGCCGGGCCCGGGCGGGGCCGATCTTGCCGCAAAGGCCGGGGCCGGGCCGCGGGCCGACCGCGCCGCCGGGGCCGGGTCACCGCGCCGGGGCCGGCCGCCGGGGTGGCGGCGGGGCCGCGGCGCGGGGCCCGGACCGCGGCGTCACCGGGACCCGCCGTCCTGCCGCGGGGCCAGGGACATCCAGCGGTCGGGGTCGGCCAGCGGCTCGAAGCCGAGCTTGGCGTAGAGGCCGTGCGCGTCCTCGGTGGCGAGCAGGACGCGCGTGAGGCCGTACGGGGCGAGGTGGTCGCGGGCCGCCCCCACGAGGCCGCCGCCGAGGCCGCAGCCGCGGGCGGCGGGGTGGACGTACACGTCGCAGAGCCAGGCGAAGGTCGCGAGGTCGGTGACGACGCGGGCGTACGCGGCCTGGGCACCCGTCTCGCCGTCGTACGCGCCGAAGTTCAGCGATCCGTCGATGGCGCGGTCCTGCTTCTCGCGCTCACGGCCGCGCGCCCAGTACGCGTCGGTGGAGAGCCAGCGGTGCACCAGTGCGCGGTCGAGTCGGGCAGGGTCGGTCGAGATCTCGTACCTGCCGAAAGTGATCGTCTCGTTCATGGTCGAACGTTCGCAGGGAGGGGGCGGGCTGTCAGTGGCGGGTGCCACGATCGGGACATGAACGCGACCGCCGCCGACTACCGCTGGCTCGACGACCACTGCCCGGAGCTGATCGAGGCCTACTGCGTCACGCTGGTGCACGCCGTGGCGCCGCGGGAGGTCCTGGGCCGGCTCGGCGCCCGTCCGGAGGGCCGGGTCACCGGCGTGCGCGCACTCGTCGACGCGGCGCGCGAGGCCTGGCGGGCCTCGGGTGGCGACCGGCACTTCCTCGCGGTGGCCCCGGTCGACGGCTGGAGCGTGGTGGTCGAGCCCAACGGCTACCTGGGCAGCCTGCACGAGACGGCGGCCGAGCTGTCGCGGGGCACGGAGCTGGTGACCCACTTCCGGAACGTGAACGCGGTGGACCAGTTCAGCCGGTACGTGGACGGCGCGCTGCGGCTGCGCGTCGAGCCCCTGTCCCCGCACGCCCGGGAGGGCGCCGATTCGGGCGGGGCGGCCGCCCTGCTGCGGGACGTCGGGTTCGACCCGCGGCGGGACGGCGCGGACATCGGCACGGCGACGGAGGCGGCGTTCGCCCTGGCGGAGCGGCTGACCGGGGTGCGGCTGACACCGGAGGTGCTGGACGCGGCGGAGTGGCTCAGCGGGTCGGCGCCGGCCTTCTGATCCGGCCCCGGCCTCCCTCGTGTCCGCCCCCGGCCTCCTTCGGGTGACGCGGACCACACCTGCGGACGTAGACTCCCACATACGGACATCCAGTGCGAGGAGGGCACTCCCGATGGAAGCAACCGTGGGCGACCAGCTGCTGGTGCACGGCCGGGTCGTCGGCCAGCACGACCGCAAGGCCGAGATCCTGGAGGTCCTGGGCGACGGGGGCCACCCGCCGTACCGGGTCCGCTTCGACGACGGGCACGAGGCCGTCATGTCCCCCGGCCCCGACTCCGTCGTGCGCCACCGGGACCCGTTCGACAAGCCCCTGGGCCCCTGACCCCCGATCCGATCCCCCGACTCCGAGCCGCGGCGGGTCCCGCCGCGGCTCACCGGCCCGGCGGGCGGACCTGGGTGGGGTAGTGGTCGGCCACGACCCTGGCCATCGCCCCGATCCGGTCCGTGACCACGTCCCGGGCACCGAAGAAGGCGTGGCCCAGCACGTGGTCGTACTCGTGCGCGAGGGTGAGGTGCCGGGAGAGCTCGGCCGGGTCCTGCCACGCCGCGGGCGCCGCCGGGTCGCCGGCGCGGTACAGGGCCTCCCCCACGTACAGGTGGACCCCCGTACCGCGGACGACCTCGTTCCACCAGGGCAGCAGCTTGGCGTAGTCGGCGGCGGCGAAGCCGATGTGCCAGTACAGCTGCGGGGCGACGTAGTCGATCCACCGCTCCTTGACCCACTTGCGGGTGTCGGCGTGCAGGTCGTCGTAGGTCTGCAGGCCGCGGGAGTCGGAGCCGAGCGGGTCGGTCGTGGCGTTGCGCCAGATCCCGAAGGGGCTGATGCCGAACCGCACACCGGGTCTGATCTGCGCGATGCGCTCGGACATCTCGCGGACGAGGCGGTCGATGCCGTCCCGCCGCCACGCCGCCCGGTCCGGGAAGCCGCCGCCGTACGCCGCGAAGGCCGCGTCGTCGTCGAAGACCTGCCCGGCGAGCGGGTACGGGTAGAAGTAGTCGTCGAAGTGGACGGCGTCGACGGCGTAGCGGCGGACGGCGTCCAGCATGGCGTCCTCGACGAAGCGCCGGACCTCGGGCAGACCGGGGTTGTAGTACAGCTTGCCGCCGTACGTGACCACCCAGTCGGGGTTGCGGCGCGCCGGGTGCCATGACGCGAGGCGCGTGGGGTCGGCGTGCGTGGCGACGCGGTACGGGTTGAACCACGCGTGCAGTTCCAGCCCGCGCCGGTGGGCCTCCTCGACGGCCGTGCCCAGCGGGTCCCAGCCGGGGTCCTTGCCCTGCGTGCCGGTCAGGCACTGGGCCCACGGCTCGTACGGCGAGGGCCACAGGGCGTCGGCGCTCGGCCGGACCTGGAGGATCACGGCGTTCAGCCGCCGCTCGACGGCGCGGTCGAGGAGGGCGAGGAGTTCCGCGCGCTGCTCGGCCGGGGTCAGCCCGGGCCGGGAGGGCCAGTCGCGGTTGGTGATGGTCGCCACCCACATGCCGCGGAACTCCTCCGTCCGCCGGCCCCGCGGGTCCCGCCGGGACTTGCCGTCCTCACCGTGCCCGCCGCGCCCGCCGTCCCCGTCGTGCCGCCGCTGCCCGAAGGTGCCGGAGACGCCGGTGGCGTCGCCCGACACCAGCAGGGATGCCAGCAGTCCGGTCGCCGCCGCGACCACCCCGCGCCGCCCGACGCCGCCGCCCGTGTGCCTCATGCTGCCGCCCCAGTCGTTCCTCGTCTGCCGTCACCGTGATCGTTTCGGCCGTTTTGCACCTTGAGTACTCTATGCGCCCGAACCGGGTGCTCCGGACGGTCCGGCCCCCGCGTGGAGGATGCCCGGCCCGGGAGGTCGACGACCCTCGCGTACGGAGTAACGTCGTGGGGTCGAGGCGGGAGTGCCGGAACCATACGGCCGCCGCCACCCGAAGATCATCGAAAGGCACGAGGTGACGGACTCCATGGCCGACATTGCACGCGTGGGAGTGGTGGGCTGCGGCCAGATGGGCGCGGGCATCGCGGAAGTGTGTGCCCGCAGCGGCCTCGAGGTGAAGGTGGCCGAGACCACCGGCGAGGCCCTGGAGATCGGCCGTACCCGGCTGTACAACTCGCTCGGCAAGGCGGCCCAGCGCGGCAAGATCAGCGAGGCGGAGCGGGACGAGACGCTCGCCCGGCTGAGCTTCACGACCGACCTCGGGGAGTTCGCCGACCGCGACCTCGTCATCGAGGCCGTCGTGGAGAACGAGCAGGTCAAGACGGAGATCTTCCAGGTCCTCGACCAGGTCGTGACGCGTCAGGACGCCATCCTGGCCTCCAACACCTCCTCCATCCCGCTGGTGAA
This portion of the Streptomyces changanensis genome encodes:
- a CDS encoding glycoside hydrolase family 10 protein, giving the protein MRHTGGGVGRRGVVAAATGLLASLLVSGDATGVSGTFGQRRHDGDGGRGGHGEDGKSRRDPRGRRTEEFRGMWVATITNRDWPSRPGLTPAEQRAELLALLDRAVERRLNAVILQVRPSADALWPSPYEPWAQCLTGTQGKDPGWDPLGTAVEEAHRRGLELHAWFNPYRVATHADPTRLASWHPARRNPDWVVTYGGKLYYNPGLPEVRRFVEDAMLDAVRRYAVDAVHFDDYFYPYPLAGQVFDDDAAFAAYGGGFPDRAAWRRDGIDRLVREMSERIAQIRPGVRFGISPFGIWRNATTDPLGSDSRGLQTYDDLHADTRKWVKERWIDYVAPQLYWHIGFAAADYAKLLPWWNEVVRGTGVHLYVGEALYRAGDPAAPAAWQDPAELSRHLTLAHEYDHVLGHAFFGARDVVTDRIGAMARVVADHYPTQVRPPGR
- a CDS encoding methyltransferase, whose protein sequence is MNRLTTSWGEYALTRFPEHPRDPLRAWDAADEYLLRHLAAPDAPALTGRVAVVGDRWGALVTALAGRPGPDELVQITDSYLGREATRANLARAGHAEGGAVRLLTTRDAPPDRVDVLLVRVPKSLALLEDQLHRLAPALHAGTVVVGTGMVKEIHTSTLRLFEQLVGPTRTSLAVRKARLVHSAPDPDLERPANPWPLRYALPKDAATVAGLTVVNHAGVFCADRLDIGTRLFLRHLPDGLDGRRVLDLGCGNGVVGLAVAVAAPGAEVVLTDESYQAVASAEETFRASAPAGAKARFAVGDATADVPDGSVDVVLNNPPFHSHQAVSDAAARRMFTAARRALRPGGELRVVANRHLGHHLTLRRLFGDCEVVGSDPKFVVLRAVKR
- a CDS encoding DUF1918 domain-containing protein; translated protein: MEATVGDQLLVHGRVVGQHDRKAEILEVLGDGGHPPYRVRFDDGHEAVMSPGPDSVVRHRDPFDKPLGP
- a CDS encoding DUF6461 domain-containing protein — translated: MNATAADYRWLDDHCPELIEAYCVTLVHAVAPREVLGRLGARPEGRVTGVRALVDAAREAWRASGGDRHFLAVAPVDGWSVVVEPNGYLGSLHETAAELSRGTELVTHFRNVNAVDQFSRYVDGALRLRVEPLSPHAREGADSGGAAALLRDVGFDPRRDGADIGTATEAAFALAERLTGVRLTPEVLDAAEWLSGSAPAF
- a CDS encoding GNAT family N-acetyltransferase; this translates as MNETITFGRYEISTDPARLDRALVHRWLSTDAYWARGREREKQDRAIDGSLNFGAYDGETGAQAAYARVVTDLATFAWLCDVYVHPAARGCGLGGGLVGAARDHLAPYGLTRVLLATEDAHGLYAKLGFEPLADPDRWMSLAPRQDGGSR